Within the Pseudomonas oryzae genome, the region AATCGGTGGCACTGGTGCGCGGCATCCTGGTGATCGCCGAGCAGTTGGGCATGCGCGTGGTCGCCGAGGGCGTGGAGAATGTCCGCCAGGCCGACTTCCTGCTGGACAACGGTTGCCACCACCAGCAGGGCTTCCTCTACGGGCGGCCGCAGCCGGCCGCCATCTGGAGCGAGGCCGGCCAGCCCCTCGCGCCGACCTGCGCCGAGAACAGCTGAACCGGCTGGCCGACCTGCTAAGCTGACGCACCATTTTCGTGCGAGGATCGCGCCATGCCCCTGTCAGACCTGTTCCTGCTGCTGCTCGCCGGCTTCGCCGCCGGCGGCATGAATGCCCTGGCCGGCGGCGGCACCTTCTTCTCCTTTCCGGCGCTGCTGGCCACCGGCCTGCCGCCGGTCACCGCCAACGCCACCAACGCCGTGGCCCTGTGGCCGGCCAGCATCGCCGGCGCCTGGGCGGCGCGCAGCTCGCTGCGCCCGCTCGGCGACTACCTGCTGCCGCTGCTCGGCGCCGGGCTGGCCGGCGGTCTGGGCGGCGGCCTGCTGCTGCTGGCCGGCGGCGACGAGGTATTTCGCGTGCTGATCCCCTGGCTGCTGCTGGCCGCCACCGCGCTGTTCGCCGCCAGCCCCTGGCTGAGCCGCGCCCTCGCCGCGCGCCGCCGCGAGGCCAGCGCGGTGCCGCCGCACGGCCCGCTGTCGCTCGGCGCGCATGCGCTGGTGTCGGTGTACGGCGGCTACTTCGGCGCCGGCATGGGCATCCTGCAGCTGGCAGCCTTCTCCATCGAGGGCCACGCCCTGGCCAGCGCCAACGCGCTGAAGAACCTGATCTCGGCGGTGATCTACAGCGTCGCCAGCGTCACCTTCATCGTCGCCGGACGGGTCAGCTGGAGCGAACTGGCCATCCTGCTCGCCGGCGCCACCCTCGGCGGCTACGCCGGCGGCGCGCTCGGCCAGCGCCTGCCGGCGCGCTGGCTGCGCGTGCTGGTGATCGCCGTCGGCAGCGGCATGACCCTCTACTACTTCTGGGCCACCTATGCGCACTGAGCCGCCCATGGTGCGCATGGCGCACCGGAACAGGCGCCCCTGCCACTCGGCTGCCATTTGCCCGCCATCCGCGGCTCTGCTAGTGTCGCGCCCGTTTTCCGCCGTCCGAGAATGCCGCCATGGCCCGCAAGAAAACCGCCCCCGATTTCGAGCAGTCGCTGAGCGAACTGCAGACCCTGGTCGAGCGCCTGGAAAGCGGCGAACTGTCCCTCGAGGACTCGCTGGCCGCCTTCGAGCAGGGCGTCCGCCTGACCCGCGAATGCCAGGGCGCGCTCAGCCAGGCGGAACAGAAGGTGCAGATCCTCCTCGGCCAGGACGGCCAGACCGCCCCCTTCGCGGTGGAGGGCGAGCAGGCATGAGCCTCCAGCAGTACCAGTCCACCTGCCAGGCGCGCGTCGACGCCGCCCTGGACGCCCTGTTCGTCGCCCCGCGCAGCGAGCTCGAACGCCTCTACCAGGCCATGCGCTACAGCGTGATCAACGGCGGCAAGCGCGTGCGCCCGCTGCTCGCCTACGCCGCCTGCGAGACCCTCGGCGGCGCCGCCGAACGGGCCGACGGCGCGGCCTGCGCGGTGGAGCTGATCCACGCCTACTCGCTGGTCCACGACGACCTGCCGGCGATGGACGACGACGACCTGCGCCGCGGCCAGCCGACCACCCACATCGCCTTCGACGAGGCCTGCGCCATCCTCGCCGGCGACGGCCTGCAGGCGCTGGCCTTCGAGGTGCTGGCCGACACCGCGCGCAACCCGCAGGACGCCGAGACCCGCCTGGACATGATCGCCAGCCTGGCGCGCGCCGCCGGCCCCGCCGGCATGGTCGGCGGCCAGGCCATCGACCTCGGCTCGGTCGGCGTGCAGCTCGACCAGGCCGCGCTGGAAACCATGCACCGGCACAAGACCGGTGCGCTGATCGAGGCCAGCGTGCGCCTCGGCGCCCTGGCCAGCGGGCGCAGCGACGCCAGCAGCCTCGCCGCCCTGCAGCGCTACGCGCGCGCCATCGGCCTGGCCTTCCAGGTCCAGGACGACATCCTCGACGTGGAAAGCGACACCGCCACCCTCGGCAAGACCCAGGGCAAGGACCAGGCCAACGACAAGCCGACCTACCCAGCGCTGCTCGGCCTCGACGCCGCCAAGGCCTACGCCCTGGAACTGCGCGACCAGGCGCTGGCCGCGCTGACCGACTTCGACGAGCGCGCCGACGCCCTGCGCCAGCTGGCCCGCTACATCGTCGAACGTCGCCACTGAGGCCCGTCCGAGCGGGTGGAAACCGCGCCGCGGATTTCCACCGCAGGCCGCGCCGGAGCAGGCGGCGCCGTCAGCCGGCCGCCGCACCGCGCACGCCGTGTAACAATCCCGTCACTCCTCGACCTTCGCTTGCTTGGGCGCCCCGGCCGCTTCGGGTAAACTCGCCCATCCTTTGCCGATTGCCGTAGTACGTCCGATGCCCAAGACGCTGCACGAGTTCCCCCGCCAGCGGCCCGACACGCCCCTGCTCGACCGTATCGACAGCCCCGCCGCGCTGCGCGCCCTCAGCGAAGCCGAGCTGGATACCCTGGCCGACGAGCTGCGCCAGTACCTGCTCTACACCGTGGCGCGCACCGGCGGGCACTTCGGCGCCGGCCTCGGCGTGGTCGAGCTGACCATCGCCCTGCACCACGTCTACCACACCCCGGAAGACCGCCTGGTGTGGGACGTCGGCCACCAGGCCTACCCGCACAAGATCCTCACCGGGCGCCGCGAGCAGATGGCGACCCTGCGCCAGAAGGGCGGCCTGGCCGCCTTCCCGCGGCGCAGCGAGAGCGCGTACGACACCTTCGGCGTCGGCCACTCGAGCACCTCGATCAGTGCCGCGCTGGGCATGGCGCTGGCCAACCGCCTGCAGGGCAACGACAGGCGCACCGTGGCGGTGATCGGCGACGGCGCACTGACCGCCGGCATGGCCTTCGAGGCGCTCAACCATGCGCCCGAGGTCAAGGCCGACATGCTGGTGGTGCTCAACGACAACGACATGTCGATCTCGCGCAACATCGGCGGGCTGAACAACTACCTGACCAAGATCCTCTCCAGCCGCACCTACGCCAGCATGCGCGAGGGCAGCAAGAAGATCCTCTCGCGCATTCCCGGCGCCTGGGAGATCGCCCGGCGCACCGAGGAGCACGCCAAGGGCATGCTGGTGCCCGGCACCCTGTTCGAGGAGCTGGGCTGGAACTACATCGGCCCGATCGACGGTCACGACCTGCCGACCCTGATCGCCACCCTGCGCAAGATGCGCGAGCTCAAGGGCCCGCAGTTCCTGCACATCGTCACCAAGAAGGGCAAGGGCTTCGCCCCGGCCGAGGCCGACCCGATCGGCTACCACGCGATCAGCAAGCTGGAGATCGGCAGCCAGCAGGCCGCGAAGAAGCCGTCCGGGCCGAAGTACTCGGCGGTGTTCGGCCAGTGGCTGTGCGACATGGCCGAGCAGGACCCGCGGCTGATCGGCATCACCCCGGCGATGAAGGAAGGCTCCGACCTGGTGGCCTTCGCCGACCGCTATCCCGAGCGCTACTTCGACGTGGCGATCGCCGAGCAGCACGCGGTGACCCTGGCCGCCGGCCTTGCCTGCGAAGGCGCCAAGCCGGTGGTGGCGATCTATTCGACCTTCCTGCAGCGCGCCTACGATCAGCTGATCCACGACGTCGCCGTGCAGGACCTCGACGTGCTGTTCGCCATCGACCGCGCCGGCCTGGTCGGCGAGGACGGGCCGACCCACGCCGGCAGCTTCGACCTCTCCTACCTTCGCTGCATCCCCGGCATGCTCGTCATGACCCCCAGCGACGAGAACGAGCTGCGCCTGCTGCTCACCACCGGCTACCAGTACAGCGGCCCGGCGGCGGTGCGCTACCCACGCGGCTCGGGGCCCAACACGCCGATCGCGCCGGAGCTGCAGACGGTGGAGATCGGCAAGGGCGTGCTGCGCCGCCAGGGCCGCCGCGTCGCCCTGCTGGTGTTCGGCGTGCAGCTGAGCGAGGCCCTGCAGGTCGCCGAGCGGCTCGACGCCACGGTGGTCGACATGCGCTTCGTCAAGCCGCTGGACGAAGCGCTGCTGCGCGAGCTGGCCGCCAGCCACGAGCTGCTGGTCACCGTCGAGGAGAACGCCATCATGGGCGGTGCCGGTTCGGCGGTCGCCGAGTTCCTCGCCCGCGAGGCCATCGTCCGTCCGCTGCTGCAGCTCGGCCTGCCCGACTGCTACGTCGAGCATGCCAAGCCGGCGGAGATGCTCGCCGAGTGCGGCCTGGATGCCGCCGGCATCGAAACCGCGGTGCGGACGCGGCTGGCGCTGCTTGAAGGAAATTCAAGACAAGCGGTCTGAAAGATGCTTGAGTTTCAGGACGCCGCGCACTAAGGTGCGCGGCGTTTTGCTTTTCGTCAGGGTGCGCGGGCCATCAGCCTGCGTTAAACGGGAAGCCGGTGCGCTCCATGCGAGCAAGGCCGGCGCTGCCCCCGCAACGGTAATCGACCGCAGGCCCGAGGCCTGCAACCTTGCCCAACGGCCACTGGGATTTCCCGGGAAGGCGGGCCAAGGGTCGACAGCCCGGAGACCGGCCCGGACGGATTCGACAGGTGTTGCGGAGGGCCGCACCGTCAGTCGCGCGCCGCGGCGCGTCTCTGTCTCCTGCCCTCCTCGAAAGTCTGCCTTCCACTTTTGAGGACTTCCCATGAAGCTTTCCCGTCTGGCGCTGGCCGTAGCCCTGGCGCCCACCCTGGCCCTGGCCGGCGAGCCCGCCGACGACGTCCAGCCGCTGATCGTCACCCGCGCCACCCCGCTGGAACAGCCGGCCCCGGCCAGCGTGCGGGTGATCAAGCGCGCCGAGATCGAACGCAGCGGCGCCCAACACCTGGTCGACGTGCTGCGCAACCAGGCCGGCGTGCAGCTGCGCGACGTCATCGGCGACGGCAGCCGCGCCACTCCCAGCCTGCGCGGCTTCGGCGAAAACGCGGTGAACAACACCCTGATCCTGGTCGACGGCCGCCGTCTCAACCAGCCGGCGCTGGCCGGCGCCGACCTCAACAGCGTGCCGCTGGCCAACATCGAGCGCATCGAGATCCTGCGCGGCGCCGGCACCGTGCTGTACGGCGACCAGGCGGTCGGCGGGGTGATCAACATCATCACCCGCACCCCACGCCGCAACGAGGCCTACGTGGAAACCACCCAGGGCAGCCACGACCTCGAGGCCTACCGCGGCCACGTGTTCCAGCAGCTCGGCGGCGGCTTCTCCGCCTACGCCAGCGGCGAAACCCGCCACACCGACAACTACCGCGACCACAACAACGCCGACTACAGCAACGCCTTCGGCCGCCTGCGCTACGATCACGCCCGGGGCTGGGCACTGTACGAATACCAGACGGTGGACGACGAGCTGCGCCTGCCCGGATACCTGAGCGAGGCCGAGCGCCGCGCAGATCGCAAGGCCAGCTACGCTGCCAATACCAACGGCTTCAACGACAGCCAGACCCAGGTGCACCGCTTCGCCGCCGAGCAGCGCCTGGATGAGATCTGGGCTGCCGACTTCGATTACAGCCACAGCGACCAGGATGGCGTCGGCGCTTACAACAGCGCCTGGGGCAGCTCGCCGTTCACCCAGGGCACCCGCGTGGAAAGCTTCAGTCCGCGCCTGACCGCGCGCTGGGACAGCGGCCTGGGGCGCAGCGAGTGGCTGCTCGGCCACGACCACATCACCAGCGACTACCAGGCGTCCTGGGGCACCGACTTCCGTCAGACCCTGCGCGACTGGTACACCCAGCTCAGCCAGCCACTCGGCCATGATCTGACCCTGACCCTCGGCTACCGCGCCAGCGAGGCCGAGGATCGCAACCATGCGGTCGGCAAGACCCATACCGACCGCGAAGGCAGCAGCAGCGTCGGCCTGAGCTGGCAGGCCGACGCACAGACCCGCGTGTTCCTCAGGCGCGAGGACGTGCTGCGCTGGGCCAACATCGACGAGAACGGCTGGACCAGCCCTGGCGTCGAGTTCCTCGCGCCGCAGACCGGCGAGTCCTGGGAAAGCGGCGTGGAATGGGACGACGGCGTGCAGCGCTACCAGCTCAGCGTCTACCGCCTCGACCTCGACGACGAGCTGATGTACGACCCCAGCGCTCCCGGCCCCTTCGGCCTCGGTGCCAACATCAACCTCGACCAGACCCGCCGCGACGGCCTGCTGCTCGAGGCGCAGCGTCAGCTGACCGAGCGCCTGAGCGTCAGCGGCCAGTACAGCTTCACCGACGCCGAGTACCGCGCCGGCAGCTTCAAGGGCAACGATGTACCTGGCGTATCGCGGCACAGCGCCGGTGCCCAGCTCGACTACCTGATCCTGCCGGGCCTCAACGGCCATCTGGAAGCACTGTACACCGGCGCCAGCTACCTGTCCGGCGACCACGCCCACGCCATGCCCCGCGAGGGCGGCTACACGGTGTTCAACGCTGCGCTGAGCTGGGACTATCGCCAGTTCACCAGCAAGCTGCGGGTCAACAACCTGACCGGCAAGCAGTACGACGCCTTCGCCAACTACTCCGTGTGGGCGCCAGGCAACAAGGCGCTCTACCCGGCCCCCGAGGAAGACGTGCAGCTGAGCGTCGGCTACCGCTTCTGAGTCCGGCCAGGAACGACGAGGCCCCGCACTGCGGGGCCTCGTCGTTTTCAGCGCGCCGTATCCAGCAGCGCGCACAGCTTCTCGGTGGCGGCGAGCATCTGGAAGCTCGGCCGCTCGATGCCCTCGTCGGGCACCTCCCAGACCTGACCGCGCTGCACCGCGGTCAGCTGCGGCCAGTCCTGCCAGGCCGCGGCCTGGCCCGGTTCGCCGACCAGGATCACCGCCGGGTCGCGGGCCAGCACCGCCTCGACGCTGACCTGCGGCGCCGGCAGCTGCAGATCGGCGAACACGTTGCGCGCGCCGCACAGGCGCAGGGCGTCGCTGATGATCTGCCGCCCGCCGAGGGTGTACAGCGGGCGATCCCACACCTGGTAGAACACCGTGAGCGGCTCGGCACGGGCATGCCGCGCGGCCAGATCGGCGAGGCGCTGGCGCAACCGGGCGGCCAGGCGGGTGCCCTGCCCGGCATGGCCGACCGCGGCGCCGATGGTCTCGAGCTCGCCGGCCAGTTCGTCGAGGCTGTGCGGCTGGGTCTCGATCAGCGGGATGCCCAGCGCGCGGAGCTGCGCGTGCATGGCCGGGCCGACGCTGTCCGGCCAGAGCAGGATGAGGTCCGGCTGCAGGGCGAGCAGGGCTTCCAGATTGAGCTGGCCATGCCGGCCGAGTGACGGCAGGTGGGCGAGCGCCGGCAGGCGCGGCCCGGCGTCGAGCACACCGACCAGGCGCTCGCCGGCGCCCAGCTCGACCATGATCTCGCTGAGCGAGGGGGCCAGCGCCACCACCCGCTGCGCGCCCTGCTGCGCCGCCTGCGCCAGGCCGCTGGCGAGCAGCAGGACGGCGAGCAGCAGCGGGCGCATCAGCCGAGCTGGCGCGGCAGACGGTAGAGGATGGCGATCACCACGCTGGCCAGCGCCAGCAGCAGCACGGGCACGCCGTGCAGGTCGGCGAGACGGCCGAGGGCGGCGATCCAGGCCGGCAGCATGGCGCCGAGCAGGCCGTTGCGCTGGGTGCGGGCCAAGGCTGCCCAGCCGGCGGCTTCGTCGGGAGTGTCGAGCACGCGCGCGCAGGCGATCAGCGCCAGCTTGAAACGACGGAACAGCGGCAGGCCGACGAACATCGACAGCAGCGCGGCGATGAACAGCGGCATGGCCAGCGCGGCCGGTAGCGGCGGCCGCGCCGGGCCGAAGGCGCCGAGCAGCAACAGCGGCAGCATGGCCAGCGCCAGCAGCCCCCACCAGCGACGGGCGAAGCTCAGCCGCTGCAGGCGCACCGCACTCATTCGTCCTCGGCCTGATGCAGGTTGCCGAGCAGGTGGCCGAGCTTGCCGGCCTTGGTCGCCAGATAGAACTTGTTGTGCGGGTTGAGTCCGCTGTGCAGCGGCACGCGCTCGGCCAGCTGGATGCCGTAGGTCTCCAGCGCCTTGAGCTTGCGCGGGTTGTTGGTCATCAGCTTGAGCTCGCGGATGCCCAGGTGGTCGAGCATCGGCCGGCACATGGCGTAGTCGCGCTGGTCGGCGCCGAAGCCCAGGCGCTCGTTGGCCTCCACGGTGTCGGCGCCGCCGTCCTGC harbors:
- a CDS encoding cobalamin-binding protein, whose protein sequence is MRPLLLAVLLLASGLAQAAQQGAQRVVALAPSLSEIMVELGAGERLVGVLDAGPRLPALAHLPSLGRHGQLNLEALLALQPDLILLWPDSVGPAMHAQLRALGIPLIETQPHSLDELAGELETIGAAVGHAGQGTRLAARLRQRLADLAARHARAEPLTVFYQVWDRPLYTLGGRQIISDALRLCGARNVFADLQLPAPQVSVEAVLARDPAVILVGEPGQAAAWQDWPQLTAVQRGQVWEVPDEGIERPSFQMLAATEKLCALLDTAR
- a CDS encoding exodeoxyribonuclease VII small subunit; the protein is MARKKTAPDFEQSLSELQTLVERLESGELSLEDSLAAFEQGVRLTRECQGALSQAEQKVQILLGQDGQTAPFAVEGEQA
- a CDS encoding TonB-dependent receptor family protein is translated as MKLSRLALAVALAPTLALAGEPADDVQPLIVTRATPLEQPAPASVRVIKRAEIERSGAQHLVDVLRNQAGVQLRDVIGDGSRATPSLRGFGENAVNNTLILVDGRRLNQPALAGADLNSVPLANIERIEILRGAGTVLYGDQAVGGVINIITRTPRRNEAYVETTQGSHDLEAYRGHVFQQLGGGFSAYASGETRHTDNYRDHNNADYSNAFGRLRYDHARGWALYEYQTVDDELRLPGYLSEAERRADRKASYAANTNGFNDSQTQVHRFAAEQRLDEIWAADFDYSHSDQDGVGAYNSAWGSSPFTQGTRVESFSPRLTARWDSGLGRSEWLLGHDHITSDYQASWGTDFRQTLRDWYTQLSQPLGHDLTLTLGYRASEAEDRNHAVGKTHTDREGSSSVGLSWQADAQTRVFLRREDVLRWANIDENGWTSPGVEFLAPQTGESWESGVEWDDGVQRYQLSVYRLDLDDELMYDPSAPGPFGLGANINLDQTRRDGLLLEAQRQLTERLSVSGQYSFTDAEYRAGSFKGNDVPGVSRHSAGAQLDYLILPGLNGHLEALYTGASYLSGDHAHAMPREGGYTVFNAALSWDYRQFTSKLRVNNLTGKQYDAFANYSVWAPGNKALYPAPEEDVQLSVGYRF
- a CDS encoding sulfite exporter TauE/SafE family protein; the protein is MPLSDLFLLLLAGFAAGGMNALAGGGTFFSFPALLATGLPPVTANATNAVALWPASIAGAWAARSSLRPLGDYLLPLLGAGLAGGLGGGLLLLAGGDEVFRVLIPWLLLAATALFAASPWLSRALAARRREASAVPPHGPLSLGAHALVSVYGGYFGAGMGILQLAAFSIEGHALASANALKNLISAVIYSVASVTFIVAGRVSWSELAILLAGATLGGYAGGALGQRLPARWLRVLVIAVGSGMTLYYFWATYAH
- the dxs gene encoding 1-deoxy-D-xylulose-5-phosphate synthase, whose product is MPKTLHEFPRQRPDTPLLDRIDSPAALRALSEAELDTLADELRQYLLYTVARTGGHFGAGLGVVELTIALHHVYHTPEDRLVWDVGHQAYPHKILTGRREQMATLRQKGGLAAFPRRSESAYDTFGVGHSSTSISAALGMALANRLQGNDRRTVAVIGDGALTAGMAFEALNHAPEVKADMLVVLNDNDMSISRNIGGLNNYLTKILSSRTYASMREGSKKILSRIPGAWEIARRTEEHAKGMLVPGTLFEELGWNYIGPIDGHDLPTLIATLRKMRELKGPQFLHIVTKKGKGFAPAEADPIGYHAISKLEIGSQQAAKKPSGPKYSAVFGQWLCDMAEQDPRLIGITPAMKEGSDLVAFADRYPERYFDVAIAEQHAVTLAAGLACEGAKPVVAIYSTFLQRAYDQLIHDVAVQDLDVLFAIDRAGLVGEDGPTHAGSFDLSYLRCIPGMLVMTPSDENELRLLLTTGYQYSGPAAVRYPRGSGPNTPIAPELQTVEIGKGVLRRQGRRVALLVFGVQLSEALQVAERLDATVVDMRFVKPLDEALLRELAASHELLVTVEENAIMGGAGSAVAEFLAREAIVRPLLQLGLPDCYVEHAKPAEMLAECGLDAAGIETAVRTRLALLEGNSRQAV
- a CDS encoding MFS transporter; translation: MSAVRLQRLSFARRWWGLLALAMLPLLLLGAFGPARPPLPAALAMPLFIAALLSMFVGLPLFRRFKLALIACARVLDTPDEAAGWAALARTQRNGLLGAMLPAWIAALGRLADLHGVPVLLLALASVVIAILYRLPRQLG
- the ispA gene encoding (2E,6E)-farnesyl diphosphate synthase, with amino-acid sequence MSLQQYQSTCQARVDAALDALFVAPRSELERLYQAMRYSVINGGKRVRPLLAYAACETLGGAAERADGAACAVELIHAYSLVHDDLPAMDDDDLRRGQPTTHIAFDEACAILAGDGLQALAFEVLADTARNPQDAETRLDMIASLARAAGPAGMVGGQAIDLGSVGVQLDQAALETMHRHKTGALIEASVRLGALASGRSDASSLAALQRYARAIGLAFQVQDDILDVESDTATLGKTQGKDQANDKPTYPALLGLDAAKAYALELRDQALAALTDFDERADALRQLARYIVERRH